One region of Bradyrhizobium betae genomic DNA includes:
- a CDS encoding ABC transporter ATP-binding protein, with translation MAPLLEIKGLKTHFSTDDGILQAVDGVDISINRGETLCVVGESGCGKTVTAMSILKLIAMPPGRIAAGQIIFEGRDLVPLTSNQLDEIRAKEIGFIFQEPMTSLNPVLTIGEQIAESLRRHENVTRKQALERTIEMLKLVQIPNAEGRVHNYPHQFSGGMRQRVMIAMALACKPKLIIADEPTTALDVTIQAQILDLLQDMKERFGMAVMLITHAMGVVAETAQRVVVMYAGKVVEEALVDDLFGHPGHPYTQGLIRSIPRIDLDSEHKTRLEAIGGSVPILINPPVGCRFAPRCKFAMDVCTEREPLLREIAPGHRMACHLGDTQLGGTA, from the coding sequence ATGGCGCCGCTGCTCGAGATCAAGGGTCTGAAAACCCACTTCTCCACCGACGACGGCATCCTCCAGGCCGTCGACGGCGTCGACATCTCCATCAACAGAGGCGAGACGCTCTGCGTCGTCGGCGAGTCCGGCTGCGGCAAGACCGTGACGGCGATGTCGATCCTGAAGCTGATCGCGATGCCGCCGGGCCGCATCGCCGCCGGCCAGATCATCTTCGAGGGGCGCGATCTCGTGCCGCTGACGAGCAATCAGCTCGACGAGATCCGGGCCAAGGAGATCGGCTTCATCTTCCAGGAGCCGATGACCTCGCTCAATCCGGTGCTCACCATCGGCGAGCAGATCGCCGAGAGCCTGCGCCGCCATGAGAACGTCACCAGAAAGCAGGCGCTCGAGCGCACCATCGAGATGCTGAAGCTGGTGCAGATCCCCAACGCCGAGGGCCGGGTGCACAACTATCCGCACCAGTTCTCCGGCGGCATGCGCCAGCGCGTGATGATCGCGATGGCGCTCGCCTGCAAGCCGAAGCTGATCATCGCCGACGAGCCCACCACGGCGCTCGACGTCACCATCCAGGCGCAGATCCTCGACCTCCTGCAGGACATGAAGGAGCGCTTCGGCATGGCGGTGATGCTGATCACCCACGCCATGGGCGTCGTCGCCGAGACCGCGCAGCGCGTCGTCGTGATGTATGCCGGCAAGGTGGTGGAGGAAGCGCTCGTCGACGACCTCTTCGGCCATCCCGGCCACCCCTATACACAGGGGCTGATCCGCTCGATCCCGCGCATCGATCTCGACAGCGAGCACAAGACGCGCCTGGAGGCGATCGGCGGCTCGGTGCCGATCCTGATCAACCCGCCGGTCGGCTGCCGCTTCGCCCCGCGCTGCAAGTTTGCCATGGACGTCTGTACCGAGAGGGAGCCGCTGCTGCGAGAGATCGCGCCCGGCCACCGCATGGCCTGCCACCTCGGAGATACGCAGTTGGGAGGCACGGCATGA
- a CDS encoding ABC transporter permease, whose product MAGLTLASPSAERRTYSPWRETWRRYSRHKLAVVSAFLLLILVLAVVVGPFVWRVKINEIDIVAGMQGPSFTHPFGTDDLGQDILARMIYGGRISLAVGLAAMLVSVLIGTLIGSLAGMSRGALGHGLMWLTDLFLSLPQLPLLLLLIYLFRDGLKQAFGPEGGIFILIVLVIGGLRWMPVARLVRAQFLSIREKEFVEAARALGASPVRQVVRHILPNALGPVIIAGTIDVAAAIIAESTLSFLGLGFPPDTPTWGRLLFDAKDFLDIGPHWALFPGGAIFIAVVAINFIGDGLRDALDARRVI is encoded by the coding sequence ATGGCTGGCTTGACCCTCGCATCTCCCTCCGCTGAGCGGCGCACGTACTCGCCCTGGCGCGAGACGTGGCGGCGCTACAGCCGGCACAAGCTTGCCGTGGTGAGCGCGTTCCTGCTCCTCATCCTGGTGCTGGCCGTGGTGGTCGGCCCCTTCGTGTGGCGCGTGAAGATCAACGAGATCGACATCGTCGCGGGCATGCAGGGGCCTTCGTTCACGCATCCTTTCGGCACCGACGACCTCGGCCAGGACATTTTGGCGCGCATGATCTATGGCGGGCGGATCTCGCTCGCGGTCGGGCTCGCCGCGATGCTGGTCTCCGTATTGATCGGCACGCTGATCGGCTCGCTCGCCGGAATGTCGCGGGGCGCGCTCGGCCACGGCCTGATGTGGCTCACCGATCTCTTCCTGTCGCTGCCGCAACTGCCGTTGCTGCTGTTGCTGATCTATCTCTTCCGCGACGGGCTGAAGCAGGCGTTTGGCCCTGAAGGCGGCATCTTCATTCTGATCGTGCTCGTCATCGGCGGTTTACGCTGGATGCCGGTCGCCCGCCTCGTGCGCGCGCAGTTCCTGTCGATCCGCGAGAAGGAGTTCGTCGAGGCCGCCCGCGCGCTCGGCGCAAGTCCAGTGCGGCAGGTGGTGCGGCACATCCTGCCCAATGCGCTCGGCCCGGTGATCATCGCCGGCACCATCGACGTGGCCGCCGCGATCATCGCGGAATCGACGCTGTCCTTTCTCGGCCTCGGCTTCCCGCCGGATACTCCGACCTGGGGCCGGTTGTTGTTCGACGCCAAGGATTTTCTCGACATCGGCCCGCACTGGGCGCTGTTTCCGGGTGGCGCCATCTTCATCGCGGTGGTCGCCATCAACTTCATCGGCGACGGCCTGCGCGACGCGCTCGATGCGAGACGGGTGATCTGA
- a CDS encoding ABC transporter permease — translation MSQYVLRRLMIAIPSLLGISVVLFVVLALAPGDPFAELATNPNVPPEVQAALRAKFGLDDPIYLRYLHWLNAMLHGDWGFSFVSRMDVDTLILQRLPATLYVIGSAQILALLIAIPVGVYAATKPYSLFDQIANTLAFIGFSLPTFFTGLLFILIFSVTLDWLPFVYSTDIKATGIRWVLEMIRQAIMPVAVLGLFQAASMTRFVRSAMLDVIRLDYVTTARAKGLGQAKVIIKHVMRNAMIPVVTLIALQMPAVFGGAIVTEQIFRIPGIGSLLITSILSNDTPVVMAVTFVFACLVVLFNLIADVLYGWLDPRISLR, via the coding sequence ATGAGTCAGTACGTCCTGCGTCGCCTGATGATCGCGATTCCGAGCTTGCTCGGAATCTCGGTCGTGCTGTTCGTCGTGCTGGCGCTCGCGCCGGGCGATCCCTTCGCGGAATTGGCGACCAACCCGAACGTGCCGCCTGAAGTCCAGGCGGCACTCCGGGCCAAGTTCGGCCTCGACGATCCGATCTACCTCCGTTACCTGCACTGGCTCAACGCCATGCTGCATGGCGACTGGGGTTTCTCCTTCGTCAGCCGGATGGACGTCGACACGCTGATCCTCCAGCGCTTGCCGGCGACGCTCTACGTGATCGGTTCGGCGCAGATTCTGGCGCTTCTGATCGCGATTCCCGTCGGCGTCTATGCGGCGACAAAGCCCTATTCGCTGTTCGACCAGATCGCGAACACGCTCGCCTTCATCGGGTTCTCGCTGCCGACCTTCTTCACGGGCCTCCTGTTCATCCTGATCTTCTCGGTCACGCTGGACTGGCTGCCTTTCGTCTATTCGACCGACATCAAGGCGACCGGCATCCGCTGGGTGCTCGAGATGATCCGGCAGGCGATCATGCCGGTGGCGGTGCTCGGCCTGTTCCAGGCGGCGTCGATGACGCGCTTCGTTCGCTCGGCGATGCTGGACGTGATCCGTCTCGACTACGTCACCACGGCGCGTGCGAAGGGCCTCGGCCAGGCCAAGGTCATCATCAAGCACGTGATGCGCAACGCCATGATTCCGGTGGTGACGCTGATCGCGCTGCAGATGCCGGCGGTGTTCGGCGGCGCCATCGTCACCGAGCAGATCTTCCGTATTCCCGGCATCGGTTCGCTGCTGATCACTTCCATCCTGTCCAACGACACGCCGGTCGTCATGGCCGTGACCTTCGTGTTTGCGTGCCTCGTCGTGCTGTTCAATCTCATCGCGGACGTCCTGTATGGCTGGCTTGACCCTCGCATCTCCCTCCGCTGA